The following coding sequences are from one Haliotis asinina isolate JCU_RB_2024 chromosome 3, JCU_Hal_asi_v2, whole genome shotgun sequence window:
- the LOC137278114 gene encoding katanin p60 ATPase-containing subunit A-like 2: protein MSELSYQAIRTANQAREADEVKTDTRKKNLLILVLHYLSEEGYLESAQSLGKETNIDLSRYEVCDNIDLETILMEYESYYFVKFARYPKVTKKLTQSAGERRGKLNRANSVKSTTPSLPKIPQGQRQPSPPQASGSIRPQSAKTRRTVSGTQKPPSAATAQNGHPYTNGACAKGDTAGLALQGLTVTGMNNHDNTPVESPHKAFQRGKGGQIIDIRSMINDATKLNVEEGIDSNDRLLKPLGGYVGYSSEMRELAQVISRDIYLQNPNVKWDDIIGLDEAKRLVKEAVVYPIRYPQLFRGILSPWKGLLLYGPPGTGKTLLAKAVATECNTTFFNISASSIVSKWRGDSEKLVKVLFELARFHAPSTIFLDELESLMSQRGSQGGGSEHEGSRRMKTELLVQMDGLAKTDDLVFLLAASNLPWELDHAMLRRLEKRIIVDLPTTEARRAMFKHHLPPVVVPKDSSGVEIMSDLDYDQLANMTEGYSGSDIKLLCKEAAMRPVRKIFAALDNHTEGQELHVHIDKILTRDVLTALERTKPSAKHLKGKFLSWQKEFESV from the exons ATGTCAGAGCTGAGTTATCAAGCCATTCGGACTGCAAATCAAGCTAGAGAAGCA GATGAAGTAAAGACTGATACAAGGAAGAAGAATCTGCTCATCCTTGTCCTGCATTACCTGTCTGAAGAAGG ATACTTGGAGTCTGCCCAGTCACTAGGGAaggaaacaaacattgatctgAGCCGATATGAAGTGTGTGACAATATTGATCTGGAGACTATACTCATGGAGTATGAGTCCTACTACTTTGTCAAGTTTGCCAGATATCCGAAGGTGACAAAGAAGCTCACCCAAAGTG CTGGAGAAAGAAGAGGAAAGCTTAATCGTGCAAACAG tgtGAAATCCACAACCCCATCTTTACCAAAGATCCCTCAGGGACAGCGTCAGCCCAGCCCTCCCCAAGCATCAGGTTCTATCCGTCCTCAGTCAGCTAAGACCAGGAGGACTGTGTCTGGTACACAGAAACCACCATCAGCTGCAACAGCACAAAATGGCCACCCATACACTAACGGAGCATGTGCTAAAGGAGACACTGCGGGCTTGGCCTTACAAGGACTCACAGTGACAGGCATGAATAACCATGACAATACACCAGTTGAGAGTCCACATAAGGCATTTCAGAGAGGGAAG GGAGGACAAATCATTGATATTCGGTCTATGATAAATGATGCCACAAAGCTCAATGTTGAAGAGGGGATTGATTCAAAC GACAGGCTGTTGAAGCCTCTGGGAGGCTATGTAGGTTACAGCAGTGAGATGAGAGAACTAGCACAGGTTATAAGCAGG GACATATACCTGCAGAATCCCAATGTTAAATGGGATGACATTATAGGTCTCGATGAGGCAAAACGACTTGTTAAAGAAGCTGTTGTTTATCCCATAAGG TATCCCCAGTTATTTAGAGGAATTCTGTCTCCATGGAAGGGACTACTGCTGTATGGGCCTCCAG GAACAGGCAAGACACTGCTGGCCAAGGCTGTGGCTACAGAATGCAACACAACCTTCTTCAATATATCTGCCTCCAGCATAGTCAGCAAGTGGAGAGGAGACTCTGAAAAGCTAGTCAAG GTGTTGTTTGAGCTGGCCAGGTTCCATGCTCCATCAACAATATTTCTGGATGAACTGGAGTCCCTCATGAGTCAGCGGGGATCACAGGGCGGTGGAAG TGAGCATGAGGGCAGCAGAAGGATGAAGACAGAGCTACTTGTGCAGATGGATGGACTGGCTAAGACAGATGATCTTGTCTTTCTTCTGGCTGCCTCCAACTTGCCATG GGAGTTGGACCATGCCATGTTGCGGAGGTTGGAGAAACGGATCATAGTGGACCTACCCACAACAGAAGCCAGGAGAGCCATGTTCAAGCATCATCTCCCACCTGTAGTTGTACCCAAGGATAGTTCCGGAGTGGAGATAATGTCGGATCTAGACTATGATCAATTAGCAAAC ATGACTGAAGGCTATTCCGGATCTGATATCAAGCTGCTGTGTAAAGAGGCAGCTATGAGGCCTGTCAGGAAGATATTTGCAGCTCTCGACAACCACACAGAAG
- the LOC137278113 gene encoding uncharacterized protein, whose product MMDNVPISQEGMLAQDLPYVVPSCSVRHSKVSGRQEGSTEASGHGTSMSMNISEVEPPLKKARYSDIIEGFNHASHTPDMPSGEKCQRGGVRVTKAGVVGVENSSGSKCTLEPLKLQHPESDVVMVTCASDKTVSAGEERGNQEHARTQLSGLCHSPSMIAQQSDHGDSSMSYPNGCESSDTTDVSDEDITDASNLVLSVIKTKVDIQTMKLCLQHNAESRCNRLSTAAPSVQEDVTDACSSVDGSLNLGSLDIQPSTSSESISGHCINSMTDVEEPSAGATQGQSAQSLLPRRSPQSRNTCICNNVHCHMCNVRRQTQLFNPPNVPDSPDQGAGHLEHWQDQHTAKAIVDNAINRTIEEMVIAPDPPNVHLRRADFENEGVLLAIRDQGLSVRNQQPIQTLHDRLEPVINQLTQASELVFARNIEQSRMTPTTERQSEDTSFQNSMVHNHITPQSSSLLGPVLDTDEDCPHDYNGGCNSDIKLRASVEEKQESPVSSLINADTVAYGPGAENSIITEKPIHSRVTSIAKDSREDAGCIQMDQVNTEADVPSELFGEMPSNETLIDFAVDATIATSGLIAKQNENF is encoded by the coding sequence ATGATGGACAATGTACCCATATCACAAGAAGGCATGCTAGCCCAGGATTTGCCCTATGTTGTGCCGTCCTGTTCAGTGAGGCACTCCAAAGTCAGTGGCAGGCAGGAAGGCAGCACTGAAGCTAGTGGTCATGGGACTTCCATGAGTATGAATATTTCCGAAGTGGAACCTCCTTTGAAAAAGGCCAGATACTCTGACATAATAGAGGGGTTTAACCATGCCAGTCATACTCCAGACATGCCAAGTGGTGAGAAATGTCAAAGAGGGGGAGTTCGAGTCACAAAAGCTGGTGTGGTTGGGGTAGAAAACTCTTCTGGCTCAAAATGTACTTTGGAACCACTTAAACTTCAACATCCAGAATCTGATGTGGTCATGGTAACCTGTGCTAGTGATAAAACAGTAAGTGCTGGTGAGGAGAGGGGTAATCAAGAACATGCAAGGACTCAACTGTCAGGGCTATGTCATAGTCCTTCAATGATTGCTCAACAATCTGACCATGGGGATTCTTCCATGTCATACCCTAATGGATGTGAGAGCTCTGATACCACTGATGTTTCAGATGAAGACATAACAGATGCATCCAACCTGGTGTTGTCAGTTATCAAGACTAAGGTAGATATTCAAACAATGAAGTTGTGTTTGCAGCATAATGCAGAGTCACGTTGCAACCGCCTTTCAACAGCTGCTCCATCAGTTCAAGAGGATGTAACTGATGCATGCTCATCGGTAGATGGCAGTTTGAATTTAGGAAGTCTAGATATACAACCATCTACCTCTTCTGAATCTATCTCAGGACACTGTATTAATAGTATGACAGATGTAGAGGAGCCTTCTGCTGGAGCAACCCAAGGTCAGTCAGCGCAGAGTCTATTACCTAGAAGAAGTCCACAGAGTAGAAACACCTGTATTTGTAACAATGTTCATTGTCACATGTGTAATGTGCGGAGACAAACACAGCTTTTCAATCCACCAAATGTTCCTGATAGTCCAGATCAAGGTGCTGGTCATCTTGAACATTGGCAAGACCAACACACAGCCAAGGCTATTGTTGATAATGCTATAAACAGAACTATTGAAGAAATGGTCATAGCTCCAGATCCACCAAATGTCCACCTGAGAAGAgcagattttgaaaatgaaggTGTTCTCCTAGCTATCCGAGATCAAGGTCTGTCTGTCAGAAATCAGCAGCCTATTCAGACTTTGCACGATCGACTAGAACCTGTTATCAATCAGCTAACTCAGGCCTCTGAACTTGTCTTTGCTAGGAATATTGAACAATCTAGAATGACCCCAACAACTGAACGACAATCAGAAGATACATCATTCCAGAATTCTATGGTGCACAATCACATAACACCACAATCGTCTTCTTTACTTGGTCCTGTGTTAGATACAGATGAAGACTGTCCACATGATTATAATGGAGGCTGTAACTCAGATATCAAGTTGAGAGCTTCAGTTGAGGAAAAACAGGAGTCTCCTGTCTCCAGTCTAATCAATGCTGACACTGTAGCGTATGGCCCTGGAGCTGAGAACAGCATTATCACTGAAAAACCAATTCATTCCCGTGTTACATCTATAGCCAAGGATTCCAGAGAAGATGCTGGTTGCATTCAGATGGACCAAGTGAACACTGAGGCTGATGTCCCCAGTGAATTGTTTGGAGAGATGCCTTCAAATGAAACTCTCATTGATTTTGCTGTAGATGCCACTATTGCGACATCTGGTTTGATAGCAAAACAGAATGAAAACTTTTGA